The Lacticaseibacillus rhamnosus DNA window TAGCCAATGGTTGGAGCCAATCCTAAAAACGGCCACAGAATGGACCCTACACCGGCATTCCAGGCTCCCAAAACACCGGCAACAGATTGATGCGTCAGTGGAAGCAAGCCAAACCCTAGCGCCAGTGTCAGCACCTCTGCCAAATAAATGCCGCCATTAAAAATACCTGCCAGCGCCCCGGTTGCGCCTGCCAGTTGCCGAATAGCCGGTTGCGCTTCCTGAAAAATGGTTTGATGCCGCTGCCGAATATAACCAAAGACATTCAGATTACGAACCGGCTCAAAGTTTGCCAAAAAGTTATTGAAAAATCCCTTATGCCGATCATCCACCGCAATTAAACTGGTTTGTGCCTGATTTTGGCGGCGAAATAAATGGCGCGACACCAAGGCAAATAAAAGCCCAAATCCAATGAAAGCCACGGCCAACTGCCAAGATTGTGTCGCGACATACACCAGTCCTAAACTAACTGTCATGCCAAAATCAACCAACGGCAGCACACCACTGTCCAAAAATTGCATCACATTCTGCGTATCCGTGATCAGTAAATTCGTTGCCACACCCGCATCCGGTACATCTTGAGCATCCCCCGCCAAGAAACTTGCCATCAACGCCCGGGCGACTGCCACACTCAAGCGTCGTTTTAGCCGCTCCATGACAACGCCTGACAGCCAGTAGAGTCCGGTATAGACCACTGTTGCTGCAAGCATGCCAGCAAAAACACCTATCAGCATCCCTGTGTGACCTGCTAATGCAGCGGTCAATCCCAGCTGAATCAACATCGAAATCGCCACATTAAACCCATCAATGGCAACCCGCAAAATGAATAATCCCAACAACCATCGTTTCTTCAAGGCACCGATTTGCATGATTTTTTGCATTGCATGTCCCCTCGCTTCCTCCGACTGGCCAAACCAATCGAATCGACTACTTAGGACTGCACAATGGCAAACAAAAAGACGACCTCTCAGCCGCCTAACGTTAATCCCATTTTATGACCGACCGAAAGTCTACCTGCGAAGCGCATCAAAGAACCCTGCACCAAGCGCAGCCCCGACATTAAGTTTTGATGGGGTAAATCGGTCTTTGATCCGCATTGGAAAAAGCCTCCGTTCGACTTGTTATTTTATGGTGCAATAGTACCAATTATTTGGTCAAAAGGCAACGAAGAAGGTTTGTCATTTAAAAAAATCTACGGTGAGTTTACAAACATTCACATGCTGTGCTTGCCTATTAACGTTATTGACTAGCTCACTGCGGTTAGACAAAAAACGACACTGACAACGAAATTTCCATCGCCAGTGTCGTCTAATTTACTTATTTTCTAATACTGCCGCGAATAACTAGCAAGTAGCGCCACTCATCAGGATGCCCTTCTTAAAGGCCGCCAACACATCTGAACCCTTGGCAATTCGAACGCTTCCGTCCAAATAAGCATGAGCGTCATCTTTGATACTGATCGCGCCTTGCTTAAAGTCCATCGCCAAGCCACTTGCAAAGAAAATCATGTCATAGTCGGAAGTGTACAGTTGCAATCCGGCATCATTTTCCAATTTTACTTGATAATCCGGATCCGGTTCATCAAGGACAATTAACGTAAACTTTGTGCCGATACTGCAGGCCCCGCCTTGTAAAGAATACCGCCCGCCGCCATCATCAGCAATCAACAACAGAATCTTCTGGTCAAAATGCTTCTTCTTCATCAAATCAACAAACGACTGCGATAACTTGATCGTTGCCATCTTACCGTCACCTTTCCTGTTACTTACTTTTAGTGTGCCACTTTTTGTGAGGAAAATCAATTGTGTGCGAGGAAGATTACGCCAATTGTTCAACCTGATGACACGCTTGATCAAAGACTTTAATCGCATCTGGAGCCTTATCAACAGCCACCAATAGCCCTTTTACCAACCACAAGCGCACCGTTGCTAAAAAAATTAACCGATCACCTTCACTAATACCAGCTAAACAGCAAAAACGCTCAGTATAGACAGATAGTGCGACTCTCTGCCTCGGCATAAAACCATGATAAAGAGCCGCAAAGTCCAAAAATCGCGGACCGCGACGAGCTTGCCCAAAGTCGATGACACCAACTTGCCTATTCGTCATTGTGAGCAAGTTCCACCGTCCTAAGTCGCCATGCACCCATGCTTCCTGAGCTTGGTCGAGCAAGAGCAGCGATTCTATCTGAGAAACCAAATGTGCATAAATTGCCGGCTGAGTTTGCTGCAACTTGGGATGCTGCTTTTGCCACAGTTGCTGCAGTGGTTGCGGATCTTGCGGTTGCCAATCATATTCAAACTGATCTAAGCCCTTCCGAATTTTTAGATAACAGTTTAGTGCTGCCGCTAATGTAGGTGCAGAGGGATGGTGTTCCCAGAATCGCTGAACTTGATAAATTTTCCGGTTCACACTGATAAATGGTTGCTGAGCCTGGGTTAACAAAATTGCTGGCGTCAAGCGGCTATCAACGTCTTGAATAGCTTGTGTTAGCGCAAATTCAAACAAAGCCTGTGCCGTACTGGGAACTGTTTTGACTAAAACTGGTCCCGATATTGTCTCAATTCGCCATGCCATGCTGCTTTTACCATTTGTCATTGGAATCGTTTTTGTGACGTGACCAAGGTTATAAGCAAGGAGCACGCTTGATAAAGAATCCATTTGATCCCCTCCACTTTTTCAACTGATGGCTCACTAACAAGCTTTTTCGGTGAGATCGTTCACTTGTGACACTACTGGCTGACGATTCCCTACAAAACCGTTAAAATATCAGTCTAAAGCTGCACGACAACCGCGTCTAAGTTAGCATAAAATAATCGTACGCAGTCAGCAAATTCTTTTTTGGAAATGAGGCCAATGGGCATGAAACACCGCAACCGTTTATTTTGGCTGATCTTGCTTGTCGCAGGCGTTTTTCTGGTTTATAGCACCGAAAGTCCGCTTCCGTTTACAACCCGCGAAACAGTGAAGGCCGGTATCGCCCAGGCGTGGACTACAACAACACACACTGTTGGTAACTGGCTGCATGGCAATTCATCTGCGGACTCCTCCTCCACCAGTCTTGCCTCAAGCACCACTAGCCAGGCAACTTCACGCTCGGCAAGTACGCCAGCAGGAGCCACCTCGGCCTTGAATATTGTCCAAGGCCGACACCTTAAGCGTACTTACTATTACCATTTTGATGCCAATTTACCGCAAGCAGAACACACTGTCTTCACCAATGCCGTGCGCGCTTATAACGCAACCGGTATTGTTAAGCTCATCCCCGGTCAAGGCAAAAGAAGCGACAATCAAATCACTTTTTCCAGTTATCAAAAAGACATGAGCCAAGCCAGTCTTGGTACCACTGAGCTTGGTGAAGGCGGTCCGACCATTATCGTTGAAACGCTAGGCGCACAGGTTACCGTTATCAACCATGCCCGCGCCAGTCTCAACCTCGCTTACCCATCACAATCCATTAATGCGGCTGTGGCCATGCATGAACTTGGCCACGCGCTCGGACTGGATCATAGCCAGTCGACTGATTCGGTGATGTATCCAGTCACGCGCGGGGTTACGCAATTATCTGATGGCGATATTGCCGGGCTCAAGGCGATTTATGCCCAATAATTTATTAATTAATCTCTCAACTCTCTCCAATCATAGCTAAACGGCATCGACAACAAGCGCGATACTTGCTGTTGATGCCGTTTAATCTTGTCTCGGACTCATAACATGTCATTTATAATTGACAAAAAAGCAACCTTCTTGTATGCTATCCGTGTCAATTAAATGTGACATTTTATTTTGAAAGGAGGTAGCTTCCCATGAATCGTGTACGTGAATTTCGCCGTGAAAAGAAACTCTCGCAGCTTGCTTTGGCAGAAAAGATCGGCGTTGCCCGACAAACGATCAACCTCATCGAAAATGGGAAATACAATCCTTCTTTGGAACTTTGTCTCAAACTGTCGTGGACACTAGGCACGGATCTCAACACATTGTTTTGGAGGGAAAAGAATGAAGAACTTTGAGAGCAAACTGATCGCCCGTATTTTCGGCATTCAAGAACCAATTGACGAACACGCCTATGCTATTCTCGGACGCGCAGCCATTCATGCCGTCCTCGGAATTCTGACTTTTGAACTGACAATCAATGTCATGTCTTTCCTTATCCCATTTCACAGTTATGAAGACGCGTTTTATATTATGTCCAGCATACAACTGACGGGAATTTTTTTGATCTTGATTGCCACCACGACCCTAGCCATCAGGAAAAACGGACTGGGAAAAGAAGAAGTGACAGCCGATGCTTATCCAGCTGCCTTAAAGCGTGCCCGGCGAAAAGCTTTCTTAAGTAGCATCGTTTCCACCGCTATTTTTCATTTATTGGGCGCCATTCTGTCATTGCGTGAACAAGGATTCTTAACCAGTTTGGTTGATAAGCACCGACTCATCCAAACCGCCATCTTTTTTGTATTCTTCACCGCTATGATACTCTTTGCAGTAAAAAGAAACCTTAAGATTATCAGTAACGATGACTAAAAAGTTGTTCGCTTGCCCAATGATGACATTTCAAAACTGCCAGAACCGCTTTTCACATAAGCAATGGTTCTGGCAGTTTATCTTTTCACACAGACATCAGTTAGGTTAAGAACTCATTTAATCTCAGCTTCTTTGTGATCATATAACAAAAACCACCGCGGGAATCGAACCCGCGTGTGAAATGTAAAACTTCACAGCACCAGCGTGGTTAGCGATCAGTTTCGATCATTGGTTAATTGAAGGTTCCATCATTCCCTGTGGCAACAGCAGTTGAGGCTGCGTAATACGAGCCTTCGTCAATGACGTAAACGCCGATGACGATGTTCTTGTAGCCAGAATTAATGATGTTTTGGTAGTGACCGCCTGTTTCACCATGGTTGTTTTCTGGACGTTCATCCACAATGTATTGTTTGAACATCGCTTCCGCAATCAAAGTGCTCAGCTTATCGGCACTGCCATCGACATCTTTCTTCCAAAGCGAGGAAATTGAAATGTTCTCAGTATTTCGGCTCATGTAAGGATCGCCTTTTTGATAGGTGACGGCTTCAGTACCACTTGCTGGTGCATTAACCGGCCGCGTGTGGCTAAACTTGAACATAACCTCAACGGCGCGCGGTGCTTCCATCTCATAAGCTTTCGGATCTGAAGTTAAGGAAGTTTGAACATGACCGGTACGCTTCTGTTCAGCTTCTGTTCACCATTGATCAGCACATTGAACTTCTTGATAACGGCCATAGTCAGATCTTTATCTGTGTACTGTGCGGCTTGTTCAATCGAAACTTTCCGATCATTCTTTTCGATCTGCGTTTGAATCAGCTGCGTGGTAGCATCGTTGACACTCTTAATTGCGCCGATAATGGTTCCTGCAGCTTCCACATTGCGCCAAACATTTTTCGTCGTGATCGTCGTTGTTGTATCCCAAGTATTCGGATCCTTCGATACTGTTGTAATTGGCGTTGACGAAATCTTGACGTAACCCGTCTTATCAGTCAAGGTATTGCCGCCTTCGTCTACATCAACTTCTTTTGTAATGGTTTTAGCTTGTGGCTTGTGATACGTGCTTGTGTAGGTCATTGTTGTTGTCTTGTGACCATCACTAGTCGTTAACCAACTTGTAGCTGATCCTCCACCAATGTAAACATACCCATCAGTAGAAGTTAGCTCGTGGCCTTGATCATCAACGTTAACAAACTTATTGATGATTGTTTCGTTTGGATCGGTATTCTTTTTCCAAACGTTGGTCGTGGTGAAGGTTGTTGTCGATGAGCTTGGGTCTTCTTTAGACGTTTTTGAACTGTTAACAAGCGAGTAGTTGTCAACACTAGTTAAAACGTTACCTGCTTCGTCCACATTGACGGTCTTGTTCACAATGGCTGGCGTTGTGGCCCCGTTCTTCTTCCAAACAATCGTGGTCGTAACTGTTGTGGTGATGTTGCCAGCATTATCCTTGGTATCTTCCGACTTGCTGGAGCGGGAAACTTCCGTATAACCAGCCGTGCTTGTCAAAACCTTGCCCGACTGATCCACGTTCACAGTCTTGTTGACGGTGGTGTGGGTTGGCGTCTCGTTCTTCTTCCAGACAATTGTAGTCGTAACCGTCGTGGTGATGTTACCAGCGTTATCCTTGGTGTCTTCTGACTTGCTGGAACGTGAAACTTCTGTATAGCCATCTGTGCTTGTCAGAACCTTACCTGACTGGTCCACATTCACGGTCTTGTTGACGGTGGTGTGCGTTGGGGTCTCATTCTTTTTCCAGACAATGGTGGTCGTAACCGTTGTGGTGATGTTGCCAGCGTTATCCTTGGTGTCTTCCGACTTGCTAGAACGTGAAACTTCTGTATAGCCATCTGTGCTTGTCAAAACCTTGCCCGACTGATCCACGTTCACAGTCTTGTTGACCGTAGTATGCGTTGGCGTTTCCGTCTTCTTCCAAACAGTGGTTAATGTAACCGTCGTCGTGACATCGCCAGTCTTAGGATCGGTTGATTCAGCAACTTGTCTCGATACAGAAACTTTAGTATAGCCATCTGTGTTTGTTAACGCATTTCCGGACTGATCCACATTGACCGTTTTGTTAACTGTCTGATAGGCAATCTTATGATAAACATTGGTCGTTGTATAAGTCGTGATTGTGTCACCGTTGCTAGAAGTCTGAACCGACTTGACAGGCGTTCCGGCAGTGATGAGTTTGTACCCGTCCAAGTTGTTGAGCGTCTGGCCATTTTCGTCTTTGTTGATGGTGACTTTCTTGTCAGTGTTCTTTGGCACATAGATCGTTGGTAAAGTCTTCTTAGCGTCAGCAACTGATGTTTGAGCAGCTTTTACAGTCTGTTGATGGTCGGTTGTGTCGACTTTCTCAGCCTTGGTTTTAGCAGCGGCCAAGTCAGTCTGAGCTGTCGCAGCATCATCTTGTGCCGTTGCCAAACGATCTTGCCACGTTGCAATTTGAGCGTTAAGCGTATCAATCGTTGTATCTAATTGGTTTACTTTGACCTTCAAATCAGCCAACTGAGCTTTAACGGTTTCTGCTTCTTGGCTGTTTTGACTCGTCACGGATGCGGGTAAAGCTTTCAAAGTTGTTTCAGCTTGGTCAAATTCATTTTGGGCTGTCGTAGCCTCATTTTTAACCGCATTAACCGCTTGGGTGGCTGCGGTTAATTTTTGTCCCGCTTGACTAGCTGTTTGCTTTGCTTGAGTCAGAGCTGTAGTTGCATCGGCTAACTGGCCTTCATAACTTGTCAGCTTTTGTTGTGCAACTGCCAACTGGGCTTTTGTTTCATTAACCTTTGATTGTGAATCTGGGTTGGTCTTCACTTGATCTGCCAGCGTATTTAGTTGATTCTGCAAATCGCTCAGTTGCGTGGTGACGCTGTTGACTTGGGCTGTGCTCTGATCAACGGCGGCTTGTTTTGCAGCAACTGCCGCATTTGTCTGGTCAGCAGCTGTTTGTGCTTGCTGTGCTGCTGTTTGAGCAGCTTGAAGCTTTTCTTGCGTGGCCGCCACTTTAGCCTTGGCTGCATCAACTGCCTTTTGCGCTGCAGTTCGTTTGGCTTGCAACTGCGCCAACGTCTCCGTATTTTCATTGTTCAACAAGACGGTCAACTTAGCTTCTGCTTCACGTTGGGCTTTTTCGGCCGCTGCTTTTTCAGCTTCTGCTTTATCCTTAGCCGCTTGGATCGCTTCCAGTTGTTTTTGGAGGGCATCCTTATCGGTACTGCCGGGATTAGGTGTGACAGCAGGAGCAGGTGACGCGCCACCATTTGAAGTGCCGCCAGTTGATCCGCCAACTACAGTATATTTAGCCTCAGCTTGTTGGGCCGGTGTAAGGGTAGCCGGTTTTGCTGGATTTAAATTAAATGTTTGATTATTTCCCGAGGTGTCTTGCGTCGTGACTGTCGCATTGTCACCGCTACCTTGCAGGGATAACTTGGCACCGGCATAAATCAAGTCCACGTTGGCGATCCGATTAATGGCTGCCAGTCGCGCTACCGATGTTGTGAAGCCGGTGTGATTCAGCGCTTCACTGATTGTTGAAAGCGTGTCACCCCACTGAATGTTGTAATTCGTCGAGCCTGTCTCGGAAGCTTTAATCTGTGCTTCGATTTGGCTTACTGGACGAACTTTCCAAACTCGGCCCTGATTGGTCGCTGTTTGCTGCGTTGCAGGCTGTTGGTCACTTGCATGCACCACTTGGCCCTGACTTGACAAGGCGATTCCTGCAGTCCCCATTGCAAAAAACGTTAATCCAATTGCCAACCAGCCATGATGCTTACTATGAACCAATGTCACCTTATGTTCGTTGTTCGTAAGCGCTGTCCAAAATTTTCGCCGCTGCGTTGTTCCCATTTGTACTCCTCCAAATCCTTTAATATTAAATACAAATGTTATTATACTTCTATTTTCGATTTCTTTATACAAACTATTCAACAATTTTTGTAAAAGTTACCAAATCTTTTTTACAGAATCAATTTGCAAATTCACAATGATCAAAATCAGCGTAAACTAAAAGAATATCCCGCCATAGACAGGATATTCAAGGCACAACTTACTAGGAAGAGACAGATCCTGCAAGCCATTAAAATAAACTAATGATATACGAACCGCAACGATAATCTTCGCCCCACACGAAAATTGTCGCCACACAGACTGTTATATTTTGTAAGCATCTTGTCGAAAAAAAGAACATCCCCATATGCTTTTCATGATGCATTCAAAAAAGTCGGCTTGATCTGCCTACGACTTGCAGTTGGCAACATGATTGAAAGTATATACACTACCACCCCAACAGTGGCGCAAACCTTATCCGTCCGATGATTCCAGCGAATAACAAGGTTTACCATGGCAATTGCTCCTCACATCATCTGTCAACCACAAATAATATTATAAAGCTTTATGGTCTAATAAGTCCACTTTTTTTAAAAATATGTGTTATTTAGCCCTAATCCTTCAATCCGGAGTCAGG harbors:
- a CDS encoding ATP-binding cassette domain-containing protein, whose amino-acid sequence is MQKIMQIGALKKRWLLGLFILRVAIDGFNVAISMLIQLGLTAALAGHTGMLIGVFAGMLAATVVYTGLYWLSGVVMERLKRRLSVAVARALMASFLAGDAQDVPDAGVATNLLITDTQNVMQFLDSGVLPLVDFGMTVSLGLVYVATQSWQLAVAFIGFGLLFALVSRHLFRRQNQAQTSLIAVDDRHKGFFNNFLANFEPVRNLNVFGYIRQRHQTIFQEAQPAIRQLAGATGALAGIFNGGIYLAEVLTLALGFGLLPLTHQSVAGVLGAWNAGVGSILWPFLGLAPTIGYLAQQRTSLNRILPRLQASSKVQIASTEIDSAQLLTIVGDQVAFHYPHSERQLLRGLNFKIHNRGITFIVGANGAGKTTLMKLILGDLTPTSGQIRLQGSVDKVTPAELMAFVPQRSVMFTASVTANLLLNTEASSPQIRPLLEKLGLGKYAEDLNQILQPAQLSPGEQRRFGIARALLSNRPWLVLDEPFSDIDAANQMAVMQVLRQAAHTHGILMITHTFNFVTSADQIIKVGE
- a CDS encoding iron-sulfur cluster biosynthesis family protein, with product MATIKLSQSFVDLMKKKHFDQKILLLIADDGGGRYSLQGGACSIGTKFTLIVLDEPDPDYQVKLENDAGLQLYTSDYDMIFFASGLAMDFKQGAISIKDDAHAYLDGSVRIAKGSDVLAAFKKGILMSGATC
- a CDS encoding phosphotransferase; translated protein: MDSLSSVLLAYNLGHVTKTIPMTNGKSSMAWRIETISGPVLVKTVPSTAQALFEFALTQAIQDVDSRLTPAILLTQAQQPFISVNRKIYQVQRFWEHHPSAPTLAAALNCYLKIRKGLDQFEYDWQPQDPQPLQQLWQKQHPKLQQTQPAIYAHLVSQIESLLLLDQAQEAWVHGDLGRWNLLTMTNRQVGVIDFGQARRGPRFLDFAALYHGFMPRQRVALSVYTERFCCLAGISEGDRLIFLATVRLWLVKGLLVAVDKAPDAIKVFDQACHQVEQLA
- a CDS encoding matrixin family metalloprotease; the encoded protein is MKHRNRLFWLILLVAGVFLVYSTESPLPFTTRETVKAGIAQAWTTTTHTVGNWLHGNSSADSSSTSLASSTTSQATSRSASTPAGATSALNIVQGRHLKRTYYYHFDANLPQAEHTVFTNAVRAYNATGIVKLIPGQGKRSDNQITFSSYQKDMSQASLGTTELGEGGPTIIVETLGAQVTVINHARASLNLAYPSQSINAAVAMHELGHALGLDHSQSTDSVMYPVTRGVTQLSDGDIAGLKAIYAQ
- a CDS encoding helix-turn-helix transcriptional regulator translates to MNRVREFRREKKLSQLALAEKIGVARQTINLIENGKYNPSLELCLKLSWTLGTDLNTLFWREKNEEL
- a CDS encoding DUF3278 domain-containing protein → MKNFESKLIARIFGIQEPIDEHAYAILGRAAIHAVLGILTFELTINVMSFLIPFHSYEDAFYIMSSIQLTGIFLILIATTTLAIRKNGLGKEEVTADAYPAALKRARRKAFLSSIVSTAIFHLLGAILSLREQGFLTSLVDKHRLIQTAIFFVFFTAMILFAVKRNLKIISNDD